One window of the Pseudofrankia sp. DC12 genome contains the following:
- the nhaA gene encoding Na+/H+ antiporter NhaA has translation MFARRSWPETRRIAAILRKETIGGALLLAATIVALGWANSPWSHSYQAMLSYQLGPPWLHLDLTLAQWTADGLLAIFFFVAGLELKREFVAGDLRDPRRAAVPVVAAAGGVAVPAILYTLVNLGGDASQGWAIPTATDIAFALAVLAVIGRHLPSALRTFLLTLAVVDDLLAIAIIAIFYTHHLAVLPALGALVPLALFTLLVQHRVQSGWLLLPLATATWTLIHASGIHATVAGVLLGLAVPVLRSDQAGGQDAGPGLAEHFEHRWRPISAGIAVPIFALFSAGVTLGGLYGLANALGDPAALGVMIGLVIGKPLGIIAASYLVARFTRATLADGLAWIDILGLAVLAGIGFTVSLLIGELAFGTGSERDNHTKIAILASSLLAALLAAVLLRRPRRRHHPGPRPGPGRAGS, from the coding sequence ATGTTCGCCCGCAGATCCTGGCCCGAAACCCGCCGGATCGCGGCCATCCTGCGCAAGGAGACCATCGGCGGCGCCCTCCTGCTCGCCGCCACCATCGTCGCGCTCGGCTGGGCGAACTCGCCCTGGTCACACTCCTACCAGGCGATGCTGTCCTACCAGCTCGGCCCACCCTGGCTACACCTGGACCTGACCCTCGCCCAGTGGACAGCCGACGGCCTGCTAGCGATCTTCTTCTTCGTCGCCGGACTGGAACTCAAACGCGAGTTCGTCGCTGGTGACCTCCGCGACCCGCGCCGCGCCGCGGTCCCCGTCGTCGCCGCGGCCGGCGGCGTCGCCGTCCCCGCCATCCTCTACACACTGGTCAACCTCGGCGGCGACGCCTCACAGGGCTGGGCGATCCCGACCGCCACCGACATCGCCTTCGCCCTGGCCGTGCTCGCGGTCATCGGCCGCCACCTGCCGTCGGCACTGCGGACCTTCCTGCTCACCCTCGCGGTCGTCGACGACCTGCTCGCCATCGCCATCATCGCCATCTTCTACACCCACCACCTGGCGGTCCTCCCGGCGCTGGGCGCACTGGTACCGCTGGCGCTGTTCACCTTGCTGGTGCAACACCGGGTGCAATCGGGGTGGCTACTGCTGCCCCTGGCCACCGCCACCTGGACGCTGATCCACGCCTCCGGCATCCACGCCACCGTCGCAGGAGTCCTACTCGGCCTTGCCGTGCCCGTCCTCCGCAGCGACCAGGCCGGCGGCCAGGACGCGGGCCCCGGGCTCGCCGAACACTTCGAGCACCGCTGGCGGCCCATCTCCGCGGGGATAGCCGTGCCGATCTTCGCGCTCTTCTCCGCCGGCGTCACCCTCGGCGGCCTGTACGGTCTCGCCAACGCCCTGGGCGACCCGGCCGCCCTCGGCGTCATGATCGGCCTCGTCATCGGCAAACCGCTCGGGATCATCGCCGCCAGCTACCTGGTAGCCCGCTTCACCCGCGCCACCCTCGCCGACGGCCTCGCCTGGATCGACATCCTCGGGCTCGCGGTCCTCGCCGGCATCGGCTTCACCGTCTCCCTACTCATCGGCGAGCTCGCCTTCGGCACCGGCAGCGAACGAGACAACCACACCAAGATCGCCATCCTGGCCAGCTCACTGCTCGCCGCCCTGCTCGCCGCCGTCCTGCTACGCCGACCGCGACGACGACACCATCCCGGACCTCGACCAGGACCTGGCCGCGCCGGCAGCTGA
- the crcB gene encoding fluoride efflux transporter CrcB, with amino-acid sequence MLLLAVIAAGGAIGACVRYGASLAWPTTAGGFPWATLVVNTVGCAAIGLLMVVIAEVRVVHPLVRPFLGTGVLGGFTTFSTYAVDAERLLDGGRPGLAVGYLALTVVLALGAVWLSAVATRRLIVRRAG; translated from the coding sequence ATGCTGCTGCTGGCGGTGATCGCGGCCGGCGGCGCGATCGGGGCGTGCGTCCGTTATGGCGCGTCGCTGGCTTGGCCTACCACGGCTGGTGGGTTCCCGTGGGCCACGCTGGTGGTGAACACGGTGGGCTGCGCGGCGATCGGGCTGCTGATGGTGGTGATCGCCGAGGTGCGGGTGGTGCATCCGCTGGTCCGGCCGTTCCTCGGCACCGGGGTGCTGGGCGGGTTCACCACGTTCTCCACGTACGCGGTCGACGCGGAACGGCTGCTCGACGGCGGGCGGCCCGGCCTCGCTGTGGGATATCTGGCGCTGACCGTGGTGCTGGCGCTGGGTGCGGTATGGCTGTCGGCGGTGGCGACCCGCCGGCTGATCGTGAGGCGGGCGGGATGA
- a CDS encoding DUF190 domain-containing protein produces MRLTGRALRLTVFIGESDQWHHRPLTSEIVHRAHRAGLAGASVFHGVEGFGASSIVHTTRLLSLSQDLPAAVVIVDDEPRIRAFLPQLDELVTEGLVILDEVEVIRYVGRQAGR; encoded by the coding sequence ATGAGGCTGACGGGCCGGGCGCTGCGGCTGACGGTGTTCATCGGGGAGAGCGACCAGTGGCACCACCGGCCGCTGACCAGCGAGATCGTGCACCGGGCGCACCGTGCCGGGCTGGCTGGCGCGAGTGTCTTTCATGGGGTGGAGGGGTTCGGGGCGTCCTCGATCGTGCACACCACCCGGTTGCTGTCGCTGAGCCAGGACCTGCCGGCCGCGGTCGTCATCGTCGACGACGAGCCGCGCATCCGCGCATTCCTGCCGCAGCTCGACGAGCTCGTGACCGAAGGACTGGTCATCCTCGACGAGGTCGAAGTGATCCGCTACGTCGGCCGCCAGGCGGGCCGGTGA